The genomic interval CGGGCAGCCTGCAATTGCCGATGAGCCTGACGGTTACCGACAGTCTGAGGTTTCACCTGACCCCCGGCGTCTCGTTTCTGCCGGAGACCGTCAACGGCGTGCCCTATTACGGCACGATCCCCTATGTCGGCGCGGGGCTCACCTGGCAGCCCATCACCGGCCTCCAGTCCTATGCCACCGTCATGCTGCCCTATGGCACGGATGGCAATGCTCTTTCGAGCTCCGGCGGGTACGAGGTCACACCGGTGTGGTTGGCAGGCGTCAAGCTTGCGGTGACGCCCAAGGCGGCCGTCGATATCTTCGCGACCAATGGCTGGGGGCAGACGCCGGCGACCAGTATTCTGGCGTTTCCCGGCAATGACGAGATCGCCTACGGCATCAGGCTGAGCTACACGCCGTGGGTCGGGGTTGCGACTCGGGATGTCTATTTCGACAGCTATCGCGTGGATATGCTGAGCCCGGTCACCCAGCTCGAACAGGCGCGCCAGTTCGACGGATTGACGCTGACCAGCGCCAATACGCTCACCCCTCATCGTATCCTGGCCGAGGCCGGCATCGGTAGCCGGGATTTCATGGATGTCCATCTCGGCTTCAGCCCGGACCAGGATCTGCAGCTTGACGCGATCTTCTCGCAATATCCGGGCGGCGGCATGGCGGGAGACGCGGTCAGCCCCTGGGGGGATGAATGGGCCTATATGGCCGGCGGCAAATTGCGGCTCATGGACCAGAACTACGGCGACCTGTTTTCGCTGGCGGGGCAGGTTCTTGCGGGCCGGGATTTCAACGAGCCCACGACCGGTATAATTTACGCCTCGCTGCCGGCGAGCCTTGACCTTTCGGATGCGGTCTCCGTGGCAGTCGAGCCGAAATTCGCGGCCTATGGCGACGAACGTCTGAAAGCGATCGGCGGCGGCGTGACCGTGCGTCCGCTGCGCGATCTGGCGCTGATCGGCGAGGTTACGGCGGTTCTGGACGGCGGCGACCCGGTATGGGCGGGCGGCGCGCGCTACGCCCTTCCAAACACACCGTTCAGCGCGGATGCCTATGTTACAAATGCAACAGGTCTGCACGGAGTCGGAACAATGCTCGCTCAGGATGAGGCCCGCTATGGACTCACTTTACGTTTTGCGTATTAAAGTCATCGCATAAATTTGGAATGCGATATTTAACGGGATGCCTGCAGTCCGTTTGGAAGCTGTTTAGGCATTAGATTATTTAAATGCTTCTTGAGGTAGGTCTGTTTTAATCCATTCTCAACTGTTCGCGCGTATCCCGTAAGCGTAAAAGTGCGTTTCCTGGTGCATGTGTTCAGAAGGCTCGAATGCCAGAGCAAAAACAAGGCAATTCGGAGAGTTTCTAGGTGCGTGCCGTAACAACCATTTGTCTGACCGTGCTGCTTTCCAGTTGCAGCGCCATTTACAATGTGTCGGAAGTGCGCCCGGTCGTGGGCCAGAGTTCGTCCGTGAAAGTTGTGCCGGTCACGAGCGAGAACGTGCTGCTTGCCAACGCTCTTACGCCTTATAAGCCCTTGTCGCTGCCTCCCGTGTTCGATCAGACGACGACCCTTCAGGGCTCTGCTGTTCCGCAGATCTCCGCCTACAAGCCGCAGGCGCAACCCGGCCCCATCGCGACCAAGTTGCCGCCGCTCCAGCAGCCGAAATCCTACCGTATCGGAGTTGGCGATGTGGTGCTTCTGGCGACTCCGAACGCTGAGTCGGCGCTGGACGAGATCAATGGCCTGCTCGCGGCGCAGAACGCAAGACAGGGCTACACGGTCCAGGATGACGGCGCCATTGCGATCCCGACCGTGGGGCGCGTCAACATCGCGGGCATGACGCTCCAGGAAGCGCAGTCCGCGCTGTTCCAGAAGCTTGTCGCAAGCCAGATCGATCCGACCTTCAATCTAGAGATTTCGGAATTCAACTCGCAGCGCGTAGCCGTGGGCGGCGATGTCGGCGACCCTCAACTTGTGCCGATCACGTTGACACCGCTCTATCTCGACGAGGCGATCACCGCGGCGGGGGGCGTCCAGACGATCGATCCGAGCTATGCCACGGTGCGGCTCTATCGTGACGGTGAGGCCTACCAGATCGCGGCTACGAAACTGTTCGCCAAGAACGACATCCCGAAAGTGCTGTTGCAGACCGGAGACCGTGTTTTCGTGGACAGCGAATATTCCGTGGAACTTGCCGAGGGCTATCTCCAGCAGGAGCTCAATCTGGCACGATTCCAGCGCGACGTGCTGGAAGAACAGCGCGATATCTTCAAGACCAGGGTGAGCATGGACGCCGTCGATCGCGACTATGTCTATGTCTTCGGTGAAGTGAAGACCCAGGGCCGTTGGCCGTTGCCATTTGATCGCTATGCGAGCCTTGCGGACGCGATGTTCGAACAGGGCGGGATTTCGCCGGTCACCGGCAATCCGCGTCGGATATACCTTCTGCGGAAGAATCCTCTGCAGACCGCCGGCCCGATGGAAATCACCGCATGGTCGCTTGATGCGCAGAACACCGCCAACCTGCTTTTGGCGACGGAACTGCAGTTGCGGCCGAACGATATCGTCTTCGTCGCCAGCCAGCCGATCACCAACTGGAACCGCGTGATTTCCCAGTTGCTGCCATCGATTTCCATTCTCGGGACCGCGAACGCGATCCTGGATTGATAAGGACGAGTCTTCTCGTCTGATTTTTCTGAACACATGATAGCGAAACGGCGGCAAATTGCCGCCGTTCGTTTTCGCGAGGGACCCCTGACAATCAGGGGCCGTCGTTGAACCTTACCTTGTCGACCAGTTCCGAAGCTTCCTTGCGGTGGGCGGCCACCTCGGAAAGCGGCAGCGTATCGGGATTGATTTCGCCGAAGGATTGCACGATCTCGGAGGCCTCGGCGCCGGGCAGAACGGGATATTCGAAAACCTGCTCGGCATAGATTTCCTGGGCCTCGGGCGAGGCGAGGAATTCCATCAGCTTCAGCGCGGTATCCGGATGGGGGGCGTTCTTGGCCATGGCCATGCCGGAAATGTTGACATGCGTGCCGCGATCATCCGCATTGGGGAACAGAACCGTGATTGCCTCGGCCCAGTCCTTCTGCTCCGGCTCCTTGTCGTTGGTCATCATCAGGCCGACATAATAGGTGTTGCCGAGCGCGATATCGCATTCTCCCGACATGATCGCCTTGGCCTGACCGCGGTCATTGCCGTTCGGCTTGCGCGCCAGATTGGCCTTGAAGCCCCGCAGCCATTCCTCGGTATATTCGGCTCCGTGGTGCGCGATCATCGAGGCGATCAGCGCGATATTGTAGGGATGCTGGCCGTCGCGGATGCAGATCGCGCCCTTCCATTTGGGATCGGCCAGTTCCTCATAGGTGATCGGAATATCGCCGACGCGATCCTTCGAGGCATAGACCACGCGGCCGCGCTTGGTCAGCGCGAACCATTCGCCATCTTCGTCGCGGTATTGCTCGGGAATATCGGCATTGATCAGTTCGCTTTCGACCGGCTGGGTGACGCCGCCGTCCTTTGCTTCCGTCAGACGTCCGATATCGACCGTGAGGATGACGTCGACGGGGCTGTTGACCCCTTCGGCCTGAATGCGTTCGACAAGACCCTTGTCGAGGAAGAGGACGTTCGTCTGGATTCCGGTTTCCTCCTCGAACCGCTCCAGGAGCGGCGCGATCAATTCCGGCTGGCGGTAGGAGTAGATGTTGACCTCGTCGGCGGCGAAGGCCGGCGCGGCGAACGCCACTACCCCTGCCGTCGCCAGAATGCGGGTGATCGCTGAAAGTCTTGTCATTGCCTTCTCCCTGTGATCTCATATCTTGAGTATCGTAATCAGGTAATAGCGGGTCCCTGTCAACCATGCCCTGGAAGACTTGAGTGAAAATTTCTTCTTTTGGAATTGTTCAAAAGAGGCAAAGGCGCTATAACGTGGAAAGATTCTAAAGAGGAGCACGGCATGCGCCTGACAAAGCAGACAAATTACGCGGTTCGGATGCTGATGTATTGCGCCGCCAATGACGGCAAGCTGAGCCGCGTGCCAGAGATTGCCAAGGCCTACGGGGTTTCCGAACTGTTCCTGTTCAAGATCATCCAGCCGCTGCACAAGGCCGGCATCATGGATACCGTGCGCGGCCGCAATGGCGGCGTGCGTCTCGGCCGGGCGGCCGCTGATATCACGCTCTTCGATGTCGTGCGGGTCACGGAAGAAAATTTCGCGATGGCGGAATGTTTCGAAGTCGGCGCCGAGACGGATTGCCCGCTGGTCGATAGCTGCGGCTTCAATTCCGCGCTCCGCGAGGCGCTCAACGCCTTCTTCGCGGTTCTGGCGAAATACACGATCGCCGATCTCGTGCGCCGCCGCACCGATATCTTCAAGCTGCTCAACATCGAGGAAGACCGCAAGACCGAGCAGTCCGCGGCCTGAAGCCTAGCCGTCGCCGATCTAGGATCGGACGTCGGCAAACACCTCCGCGATGGTCTTTTCCAGCGTATCGAACATCCCCTCCATTTCCTGACGGGTGATGATGAAGGGCGGCGCCAGCACGACGGAGGCGCCGAGCGGACGGCAGATCAACCCGTTCTGAAGCGCCGTGTTGGCGATCTTTTCGGAGATGCCGACCTTGCTGTCGAAAGCGGCTTTGGTGTTCTTGTCGGCAACAATCTCGATTGCACCCATGAACCCGACGCCGCGCACCTCGCCGGCGTGAGGGTGGTCGGCGAACCGGCCAAGCCGCTCCTGAAAGTGCGGGGTAAGCGCACGCACATTGTCGATCAGCCCCTCATTTTCGATCACATCGAGGGCCTTCAGCGCCACCGCGCTGCCGAGCGGGCTGCCGGCGGCGGTGAAGCCGTTGGGGAATTCGCCGAAGCGCTCCGACGCCTCCATCAATGCGGCCGTGAGCTGCTCACCCAGAATGACCGCGCCCATCGGATAATAGCCGGCCGTCAGGCACTTCGACGCGATGATCGCGTCGGGTTCGATGTCGTAGACGTCGCTGCCCCACATTTCGCCAAGGCGTCCGAAGCCGCAGATCACCTCGTCGGCAATCAGCGGAATATCATATTTCCTGAGGATCGGGCGGATTGCCTGGAAATAGCCCTTCGATGGCGGAATCACGCCGCCGGCGCCCTGCACCGGCTCGGCAAACATGCCGGCGATGGTTTCCGGTCCCTCGCGCTCGATCAGGTCTTCGAGGTTGCGCGCCATGCGCTGGGTGAAGTCCTCCTCGCTTTCCTCCGGCAGGCCGTAACGCCAGAAATGCGGGCAATCTGCATGGAGAAAACCGGGCAGCGGCAGGCCGAATTCGGCATTATAGGGCTTGCCCGTCATCGAGGCGGTGGCGATGGTGACGCCGTGATAGGCGTTATGCCGGGTGATGATCTTGCGCCGCTCCGGCTCGCCCCTGGCGCGGTTGATCATCCACAGCATCTTGACCATGGTGTCGTTCGCCTCGGAGCCCGAATTGGTGTAGTAGACCTTGCCATCCTCGAACGGCGACAGGCCGATCAGTCGCTTCGATAGTTCGACCGTGACGTCGGCCACCCGGCCGAAGAAGGAATGGTAGCCGGGAAAACGCCGGGCCTGCGCGCACAGCGCATCGATCAGGCCCTGATGGTTGAAGCCGGCGACATTGTTCCAGAGCCCGGAATTGGCATCGAGATAGCGTTTGCCGTCGATATCGACCACGTAAATGCCGTCGCCGTGGGAGAGCACGATCGGGCCGACCTCATCCAGCGAGGCGAAATCGGAAAAGCCCGGAAAGACGTTCTCCATCCCTTGTTTTTCCCATGCGTGCATCATCGTCTCCGTCATTTCCCGTGGCAGCGAGGTTTGTCGCGAACGGCCGCCGCCGTCAACCCGTGTCGACCGTCCGGTGTAACGGCGGATTTAGGCCACGCGACGATACCAATTGTCTACGAAACGATTTAAGCAGGGCGGGAGCGTTTTTGCTGGCCTCTTTGCGGCCAGCGGTTGAGGAACCTATCGGGAGGACATCATGACGGATAACGGTATCAGAAACCCCATATTGCCGGGGTTCAATCCCGATCCCTCGATCTGCCGCGTCGGCGATGATTACTATATCGCGACATCGACCTTCGAATGGTATCCCGGCGTGCAGATCCATCATTCCCGTGATCTCGCCAATTGGCAGTTGGCGGCGCGACCGCTGAACCGCGCCGGGCTGCTGGATATGCGCGGCAATTGCGACAGCGGCGGCATCTGGGCCCCATGCCTGACCCATGCGGACGGACTGTTCTGGCTGGTCTACACCGATGTGAAGCGCATTTCCGGCAGCTTTAAGGACGCGCCGAATTACCTCACCACCGCACCGACGGTGGAAGGGCCTTGGTCGGACCGCGTCTTTCTCAATGCCAGCGGCTTCGATGCCTCGCTGTTTCACGCGCCGGATGGTCGAAAATATCTGCTGAACATGCTCTGGGACCACCGCCAGAAAGGCCATGGCGACCAGTTCGCCGGGATCGTGCTGCAGGAATATGATGTCGCGGCGCAAAAGCTCGTCGGTCCGATCCACAACATCTTCCGGGGATCCGAGCGTAAGCTCACCGAGGCCCCGCACCTCTATTACCGTAATGGCTGGTACTATCTGATGACGGCCGAAGGCGGCACGGGCTATG from Martelella mediterranea DSM 17316 carries:
- a CDS encoding Fe(3+) ABC transporter substrate-binding protein, whose product is MTRLSAITRILATAGVVAFAAPAFAADEVNIYSYRQPELIAPLLERFEEETGIQTNVLFLDKGLVERIQAEGVNSPVDVILTVDIGRLTEAKDGGVTQPVESELINADIPEQYRDEDGEWFALTKRGRVVYASKDRVGDIPITYEELADPKWKGAICIRDGQHPYNIALIASMIAHHGAEYTEEWLRGFKANLARKPNGNDRGQAKAIMSGECDIALGNTYYVGLMMTNDKEPEQKDWAEAITVLFPNADDRGTHVNISGMAMAKNAPHPDTALKLMEFLASPEAQEIYAEQVFEYPVLPGAEASEIVQSFGEINPDTLPLSEVAAHRKEASELVDKVRFNDGP
- the rirA gene encoding iron-responsive transcriptional regulator RirA, which gives rise to MRLTKQTNYAVRMLMYCAANDGKLSRVPEIAKAYGVSELFLFKIIQPLHKAGIMDTVRGRNGGVRLGRAAADITLFDVVRVTEENFAMAECFEVGAETDCPLVDSCGFNSALREALNAFFAVLAKYTIADLVRRRTDIFKLLNIEEDRKTEQSAA
- a CDS encoding polysaccharide biosynthesis/export family protein, whose translation is MRAVTTICLTVLLSSCSAIYNVSEVRPVVGQSSSVKVVPVTSENVLLANALTPYKPLSLPPVFDQTTTLQGSAVPQISAYKPQAQPGPIATKLPPLQQPKSYRIGVGDVVLLATPNAESALDEINGLLAAQNARQGYTVQDDGAIAIPTVGRVNIAGMTLQEAQSALFQKLVASQIDPTFNLEISEFNSQRVAVGGDVGDPQLVPITLTPLYLDEAITAAGGVQTIDPSYATVRLYRDGEAYQIAATKLFAKNDIPKVLLQTGDRVFVDSEYSVELAEGYLQQELNLARFQRDVLEEQRDIFKTRVSMDAVDRDYVYVFGEVKTQGRWPLPFDRYASLADAMFEQGGISPVTGNPRRIYLLRKNPLQTAGPMEITAWSLDAQNTANLLLATELQLRPNDIVFVASQPITNWNRVISQLLPSISILGTANAILD
- a CDS encoding aminotransferase, which gives rise to MENVFPGFSDFASLDEVGPIVLSHGDGIYVVDIDGKRYLDANSGLWNNVAGFNHQGLIDALCAQARRFPGYHSFFGRVADVTVELSKRLIGLSPFEDGKVYYTNSGSEANDTMVKMLWMINRARGEPERRKIITRHNAYHGVTIATASMTGKPYNAEFGLPLPGFLHADCPHFWRYGLPEESEEDFTQRMARNLEDLIEREGPETIAGMFAEPVQGAGGVIPPSKGYFQAIRPILRKYDIPLIADEVICGFGRLGEMWGSDVYDIEPDAIIASKCLTAGYYPMGAVILGEQLTAALMEASERFGEFPNGFTAAGSPLGSAVALKALDVIENEGLIDNVRALTPHFQERLGRFADHPHAGEVRGVGFMGAIEIVADKNTKAAFDSKVGISEKIANTALQNGLICRPLGASVVLAPPFIITRQEMEGMFDTLEKTIAEVFADVRS